One stretch of Schlesneria sp. DSM 10557 DNA includes these proteins:
- the rho gene encoding transcription termination factor Rho: MTAEQSSGSPKRVVRRRTKKVDAAESNELRESGAESQTAKPLIEDVLDEIAAVRAETEGYPTEKDMDFEALEAEPAPRRTRTRRADSSAATTASTERPRRTRTRSTAASRSAEATPEAAAPVESPEATPAAAPSRAARQSEESRSSESRSTSTREGREPRAPREPRAPREVPAESTSRTESTSRTVEPRNTVESRSTAESFGPEDHVDSAAGDSLESAGSANGGQSGGDGYSTGPDGFQEGGQNRRRRRRRGRGRGPGGQAEGGGQPNQPQQRGQQGRYNQQGQGGYSQQGQGGYGQQSSGRGQRRPSQDNRRSQYSGSGGNRNYSEPRGNQDRNVSPDSVTLVQGILELHPKGYGFLRDPKAGYVSQETDSFVSGSLLEKYGIREGVLITGESIPGGRGQGPRLRSIQSIEGRLPEQYAEIKNFDSLTPINPNVQIKLETGASPITMRVMDLLTPIGKGQRALIVAPPRSGKTMLLQEIADSVSTNYPDIYLIVLLIDERPEEVTEMRRRVKGEVVASSLDREVENHIRVSQLVFERAKRMAEAGRDVFVLLDSITRTARAFNKWTNTGRTGTGGLDVKAMDIPKKMFGMARQFDEGGSLTVVGTALIETGSRMDEAIFLEFKGTGNMEMVLSRELAERRIWPAIDISKSGTRREEKILSPEVLEGVTLLRRSLVSLSPVEAMEQLTRILQKYPTNADFLAKVRSIL; encoded by the coding sequence ATGACAGCAGAGCAAAGTTCCGGATCTCCCAAGCGCGTCGTGCGTCGCCGTACGAAGAAGGTCGATGCGGCCGAATCCAACGAACTGCGTGAGAGTGGCGCGGAATCTCAGACGGCTAAGCCGCTGATCGAAGATGTGCTGGACGAGATCGCGGCAGTGCGAGCGGAAACAGAAGGCTATCCCACCGAAAAAGACATGGACTTCGAGGCGCTGGAAGCCGAACCTGCTCCACGCCGAACGCGAACCCGCCGCGCTGATTCGAGTGCGGCCACGACCGCAAGCACCGAGCGGCCCCGCCGTACCCGTACTCGCTCCACCGCAGCGAGTCGAAGTGCAGAAGCAACTCCTGAAGCGGCTGCTCCCGTTGAATCGCCTGAAGCGACTCCTGCTGCAGCCCCCAGTCGTGCAGCCCGTCAATCAGAAGAATCCCGTTCGTCTGAATCGAGATCAACATCAACTCGCGAAGGCCGGGAACCGCGAGCGCCTCGCGAACCACGAGCACCGCGAGAAGTACCGGCTGAATCGACTTCACGTACTGAATCGACTTCACGTACCGTTGAGCCCAGAAATACTGTCGAGTCCAGAAGCACCGCCGAGAGCTTCGGACCGGAGGATCACGTCGATTCTGCTGCGGGTGACTCGCTGGAATCGGCTGGCAGTGCCAATGGCGGCCAGTCAGGTGGAGACGGCTACTCAACCGGACCAGATGGCTTCCAGGAAGGTGGACAGAATCGTCGCCGTCGCCGTCGTCGGGGACGCGGACGTGGTCCTGGTGGACAGGCCGAAGGGGGCGGACAGCCAAACCAGCCCCAGCAGCGTGGCCAACAGGGGCGATATAATCAGCAGGGTCAAGGTGGCTACAGTCAGCAGGGCCAGGGTGGTTACGGCCAGCAGTCTTCCGGTCGCGGTCAGCGACGTCCGTCACAGGACAACCGGCGCTCGCAGTACAGCGGCTCGGGGGGGAACCGAAACTATTCCGAGCCCCGCGGGAATCAGGATCGCAACGTCAGTCCAGACTCTGTGACGCTGGTCCAGGGGATTCTGGAACTGCATCCGAAGGGATACGGTTTTCTACGTGATCCGAAAGCGGGCTATGTTTCGCAGGAAACCGATTCGTTTGTGTCCGGCTCACTGCTGGAAAAGTATGGCATTCGTGAAGGGGTGTTGATCACCGGAGAAAGCATTCCCGGTGGCCGCGGGCAGGGACCCCGCCTTCGTTCGATTCAGTCGATTGAAGGTCGTCTTCCCGAGCAGTATGCCGAGATCAAGAACTTTGATTCGCTGACGCCGATCAACCCGAACGTGCAGATCAAGCTCGAAACGGGTGCTTCGCCGATCACGATGCGCGTCATGGATTTGCTCACGCCAATCGGCAAGGGGCAGCGAGCACTGATCGTGGCACCGCCACGTTCAGGCAAGACGATGCTGCTTCAGGAAATCGCAGACTCGGTCAGCACGAACTATCCGGACATTTACCTGATCGTTCTGCTGATTGACGAACGTCCTGAAGAAGTGACGGAAATGCGTCGCCGGGTGAAGGGGGAAGTTGTTGCTTCCTCGCTGGATCGCGAAGTCGAAAACCACATTCGTGTCAGCCAGCTTGTTTTCGAGCGGGCAAAGCGAATGGCCGAGGCCGGCCGTGACGTCTTCGTGCTGCTCGACAGCATCACTCGAACGGCCCGCGCGTTCAACAAGTGGACGAACACGGGTCGCACGGGAACCGGTGGTCTGGACGTGAAGGCCATGGACATTCCGAAGAAGATGTTCGGTATGGCTCGTCAGTTTGATGAAGGGGGCTCCTTGACCGTGGTCGGGACCGCTCTGATTGAGACCGGCAGCCGTATGGACGAGGCGATCTTCCTTGAGTTCAAGGGGACCGGAAACATGGAAATGGTGCTGAGCCGGGAACTCGCCGAACGACGGATCTGGCCAGCCATCGATATTTCCAAATCGGGTACCCGACGCGAAGAAAAGATTCTGTCGCCCGAAGTGCTGGAAGGGGTCACCTTGCTGCGACGCAGCCTGGTTTCTCTGAGCCCGGTCGAAGCGATGGAACAGTTGACTCGGATCCTGCAGAAGTATCCGACCAACGCCGACTTCCTGGCGAAAGTCCGATCGATCCTTTAA